TCGCCGTGCAGGAACTGCAGCAGCTGTTCGCGTGCCTCCGGCAGTGCATCCGGGGCGTAATGCCAGTCATCGCGCCCGCGTGCGGGGTGACGGTTCTCCGGGAACAGCACATGCGAAAGACCGCGCTCGTCACCGGCGATGGTCAATACGCCGATCGGGCTGTCGAAACGATCGAACAACAGGGTCATGTCGGTTCTCCAACGAAGGTGCCGGACAGGTGCCACAGGTGCAGCACGGCATAGGCGCGCCACGGGCGCCAGGGTTGCGAGCGCGCTTCGGTCGCACGTTCGCTCAGGCGCTGGCCCTGTGCGTGGCCGAGGACCTGCTGCAGCACCAGGTCGCCGGCCGGGAAGGCATCGGGCTGGCCGAGTCCGCGCAGAGCGATGTACTGCGCGGTCCACGGACCGATGCCGGGCAGTGCCACGCAGCGGGTAACGAACTCCTCCAGTGCCTGGCCGGGTCCGAAGTCGAGCTGGCCGCTGGCGCAGGCGGCGGCCAGTGCGCGCACGGTGGCTGCGCGGCTGCGCGGCAGGCCGATTGATTCCAGCGGCGCCTCGGCCAGTACCTCGGGCGCCGGAAACTGGCGATCAAAGTCGGACGGCATGCCTGGCAGGTGCGCGCCATAGGCATCGACCAGGCGCCGTGCGAAGGTGGTGGCCGCGGCCACGCTGACCTGCTGCCCGAGCACGGCACGCACGCCCACTTCGAAGCCATCCCAGCCGCCGGGAACGCGCAACCCGGGGCGTTCGGCAATGCCGCGTGCCAGCAGGGGCTCTTCACCCAGCGCGGCATGCACCTGCTGCAGATCGGCATCCAGATCGAACACGCGACGTACGCGGCGCACGATGTCGGGGATCAGACGCGGATCCACCGCTCCCAGCTGCAGGCGCAGCTCCGGGCGCTTCGGGTCGGCAGTGACGCGCAGCAGGGTGGGGCGCTCGGCTGTGCCGAGTACGCGCTGGTAGCTGTCCTCATCGATCAGTTCGATGCCGGGCAGGCTGCGTTTGCGCAGGAAGGCCAGCATGCGCGGGAAATCCAGTGGCGGCCGGTAGGCCAGGCGCAGCACCAGGCAGCCATCGTCAGCGGCCAACGGCTGGTGCTGGCGACGCAGTGCGGTGGGTGCCATGCCGCAGCCCTGCAGGAAGGCAGTATTGAAGCGACGCAGGCTGTTGTAGCCGGCGGCCAGCGCGACGTCGGTCACCGCCAGCGTGGTCTCGGTCAGCAGCTGCTTGGCCAGCAGCAGGCGATGGGTGGCATGGATCTGCCCCGGCGTTGCGCCCAGATGTTCGACGAACAGGCGCTGCAGCTGCCGCGCGCTGAGGCCGAGCTTCGTTGCAAGATCGGCCACCGGCTGCTCCTGCAGGAAGCCCCCCTGGATCAGCGCCAGTGCGCGCTGCACGGTCTGCCCAGCGAGTGCCTGCTGCGCCTGCGGCGCCAGTTCGGGACGGCAGCGCAGGCAGGGTCGGTAACCGGCGGCCGCGGCCGCGGCGGCGGTCGGGAAGTAGG
The sequence above is a segment of the Stenotrophomonas maltophilia genome. Coding sequences within it:
- a CDS encoding DNA-3-methyladenine glycosylase 2 family protein; the protein is MDTALALDTAACDRARLARDARFDGVFFTAVRSTGIYCRPVCPAPPPKPRNITYFPTAAAAAAAGYRPCLRCRPELAPQAQQALAGQTVQRALALIQGGFLQEQPVADLATKLGLSARQLQRLFVEHLGATPGQIHATHRLLLAKQLLTETTLAVTDVALAAGYNSLRRFNTAFLQGCGMAPTALRRQHQPLAADDGCLVLRLAYRPPLDFPRMLAFLRKRSLPGIELIDEDSYQRVLGTAERPTLLRVTADPKRPELRLQLGAVDPRLIPDIVRRVRRVFDLDADLQQVHAALGEEPLLARGIAERPGLRVPGGWDGFEVGVRAVLGQQVSVAAATTFARRLVDAYGAHLPGMPSDFDRQFPAPEVLAEAPLESIGLPRSRAATVRALAAACASGQLDFGPGQALEEFVTRCVALPGIGPWTAQYIALRGLGQPDAFPAGDLVLQQVLGHAQGQRLSERATEARSQPWRPWRAYAVLHLWHLSGTFVGEPT